The window TTCTATCTCTATGAGACCCAGGTCTTCGAGGAGGGCAAATGAGTCGCGGCAAAGAAGACCGGCCTGGGGAGCTCACCGAGCAGGAGAAGCAACAGCTCCTGCATATCGCCCGCGCTGCCATTGCCAGCCGGCTCAAGGGTGAGCCGCTCCCAGACTTTGCCCCAGTCTCTGAACGATTGCGGCAGAAGCAAGGAGCCTTCGTGACCCTGCACAAGCGCAGGGCCTTGCGGGGGTGCATTGGCTACATCGAGCCGGTGAGCCCGCTCTACCTTGCGGTGGCGGAGATGGCCCAGGCAGCAGCCTTTGAAGACCCGCGCTTTGCCCCGCTCAGCGAGGAGGAGCTCTCAGAGGTGGATATTGAGATTTCTGTGCTTTCGCCCACGCGCGAGATTAGCGACCTGGAGGAGATCAAGGTGGGGGAGCACGGCCTGATCGTCCAACAGGGAATTCGCAAGGGTCTGCTGCTCCCTCAAGTGGCTACCGAATGTAACTGGGACCGGACGACGTTCTTGCGTCACACCTGCTTGAAGGCCGGCCTGCCCGCCGATGCCTACAAGCAGAAGGGCACGTCCATCAAAGTGTTCTCAGCACAGGTATTTGGGGAAAAGGAGAGGGAGGACTAACGCCGATTCAAGCACAGGGCGGCGGCGACGAGCGCACTAAGGTTGAGGAAAGCTAAGCCGACCGTGGTGAGTGGCAGGCCGAGCACCGGAATGGCGATCGCCGCCGCCAGTAGGGCGCCCACACTTGCACCCAGCAGGTCGAGGGCGTAGATGGTGCCCGCGGTGTGCTCCACGCGCGTTCCGGCTTTGGCAAAAAGGTCATTGGCCAGAGGGAACTGGTAGCCGTCCAATGCCCCTGTTGCGAGGAGCAGCAGTGGAAGCACGAACTGCGTCAAAGATCCGTGCGTAGTAGAAGCCTTCGGCAGGCCATACATCACCCCGAGAGTCGCTAAGGGAAGCAACACCAAGGTCGCTACGACTGCCTTGAACCTGGCTGCGACGCCCGAGCCGCGTTGCACCGCGCGGGTGCCCAACATCCCACCAATGGCCAAGCCCGCCATAAACGCCGTCACCAAGAGCGACACTCGGTAGTAGACGTAGCCGTAGATTGCCTGAAACGCCACCATACAAGCTACTTCCAACGCAATCCCCGAGAAGCCGGCGCAGAGCACTGCCCACCCCACAGCCCAGCGCTGCACTCTTGCCAGCGACCAACGCATGCGTGCTGCCACGGCGAAGAAGAGGGCCACAATGGCCGCCGGCAGCCATATCGCCCAGGAGCCTGCGTGGGCGATGGCATCGAACAGACGCGCCGTCACCGGGCTGACCTGCCTGCTCCACAGAATCAGGTCGAAATAATAGGCGACCGGGGCAAAGTCGGTGTTGAGGCGCTCATTTCTGTGTCCCTCCAACACCTGGTTGAGATAGCTCACGCGCGCTGTGGCTAACCGGAAGGGCAAATAGTACTCGCGGACGAATTGCGTCGCTATGCCCCGCTCGCGCAGGCGCTGGAGGAGAAGTGTGGCGTCGGTGGTCAGTTTGGTAGGCGGGGTGCTGGCAAAGAAGTGCGCCGTCGCGCCAGGAAAGAGCACCACCTCTGGGAACACAGAAGCGAGGGTGTTGCGCAGACAGGAGAGAAAGCGTGCCAACTCCTCGCCGATGACGTTTTCGGAGGAGCTGACGGCAAAGGAGAGCACGCCGCCTGGATTGAGAACGTCCCGCACGCGCATGAAAAACTCACGGGTGAAGAAGCGGTTCACCATGGTGGTGCGCGGTTCGGGCAAGCCGATGATGACCACGTCGTAGCGACTAGTGGCCTTCTGCACGTAGAGCCTGCCGTCGACGTGGTGCACGCCGACGCGGAGGTCGTCCAGCACCCCGACTGCCTCGGCTGGGAGGTACTCTCGCGCCAAAGTGATGAGGCGCGGGTCAAGCTCCACATAGTCGATGTGGCTCACCGAAGGTGTCTTGAGCACCTCCTGCAGGCCACCTCCGAGACCGCCGCCCAGCAGGAGGACCCTTTCTGGCCGTGGGTGCTGCAGAAGCGCAAGCTGCACCAGATTCTCGGCCGCTTCGGGGTCCGGGTAGGTGAAAGAGATGAGCCCATTTTCAAAGAAGCTCACGCTCTCGTCGGCCGTGACGACAGCGACATTGGCGTAGGGCGTGTTCTCGCTGTGCAGCAAGCGGTAGTCGTGCCAAAAAAGGGAATTGCCCAAGCGGTGGAGCGGCGTGGCGGTGGCGGCCAAGGCGACAATTCCGCCAACAACGACGATACCCACGGGCAGGCGCACCTTCCTTTTCGGCCAAAAGCAAAGGAGCCACGCACTGACCAGATTAAGGCTCCCCAACAATGCAGCTATCTCCAGGGCGTGCAAGTACCGAATGAGGAGAAAGCTGGCCGCTATGCCCCCGACAGTGGCGCCAATCGACTCGAGCACGTACACACGACCTATGGCGACGGAATCGCCGAGGCCATGCGCAGCGAATGCCTTGCAGCCCAAGGTGTACAAGAAACCGAGGACGAAACATACCGGGCCGATGACCGCAGGAGGGGTCAACAGCATCGGCAGCAAGCCCACCACCTGGCCCTGGCTCTTTCCCCAGGCCATCATGCTCGCCCGCGCGCCAAGGATGGTGGCGGGCAGCACAAGGGCTGCAATCGTCTGCAATAGGGCAAAGGCGGAACTTGCCCTGGTCAAACGGCGCCCTACCCGTCCTGCTAAGGCGCTGCCTGCTGCAGTGCACAGCAGCCAACTGGTCAGGAGCAGACCAAGCAGCAATTCGTTGCCGTAGAACACCACTACCAGCTCGCGCATGGCCACCACCTGCGCGACGGTAGCCGTGGCCCCCATGACCAACACCGCAAAGCCAAGCCGAAATCTCATCGCCGATCTCTCGAGTCAATTCTTTTGGCTCGCGTAAAAATAGGCAATAGTGGAGCCAATTGCAAGGGGAAAACCGTCGTGAGCTCGCAATGCCAAGCACGGGTGGTTCTCGCTTCCGCTGGTGGCTACAAGCCGAGCGTGGGACATGCGCCTTCAAGCCCAGTACCTCCGCGTCGGAGGTTGTGTGCGTTGCCTGCCACTGCACACGTCCTCTGCGGTGGTACTGGTTTTGAGGCCGCAATGGGTGCCAACCGAACGGACCCGTCAGGGCGCCAAGAGCGTGTTTTCGCCGCAAAAACGACTTGATTTTCGGGCAAAATGTTGTAAATTTACTGATGCGTTGGCGGTGTAGCTCAGCTGGCTAGAGCAGCGGAATCATAATCCGCGGGTCCGGGGTTCGAATCCCTGCACCGCTACTGATGGGAACGAGACCCGAAAAAGACAAACGGTTTTCTAGGCTCCCGACCTTTCCTTCGCGAAAGGTCTTTTTGTTTGCACAAGACCATGCTCCTTGCGCGCTTTGAAAAGTGCTTGCGGGAACACCGCCTCGTCGCCCCAGGCCAGACGGTTCTGGTAGCAGTTTCTGGCGGCGTGGATTCGATGGTGCTGCTGGACCTTTTCGCCTGCATTCAAGAACCCTGGCGGCTGCAGCTGGTCGTGGCACACCTCAACCATGGCCTGCGCGGCAAAGAGGCCGACCGCGACCAGACCTTTGTCAGCACACGTGCCGGCCACTACGGCCTGCCCGTGGTGACCGAGCGGGCGGATGTTGCCGGCTACGCGCGCCAGCGACACTTGTCCCGTGAGGCCGCAGCCCGCGAGGTGCGCTATGACTTCTTGCGACGGGCGGCGCAGCAAGCGGGCGCCGAGCGCGTTGCCTTGGGCCACCACGCCAATGACCAGGCAGAGACCTTCCTCGACCATCTCCTGCGCGGAGCCGGTCTCGCCGGGTTGGGCGGCATGTGGTGGCAGCGGGACATCTTCGTGCGCCCGCTCCTTGGGTTCACCCGCGCCGAACTAACCGAATACGCCACCCACCACCGGCTGCCATTTTGCGAAGATAGTTCCAATGTTGACCTGCGGATGCGCAGGAACCGGCTGCGGCACGAGCTAGTGCCTCACCTGGCTTCCCACTACAACCCGCGCGTCGTGGAGGCGCTCAGCCGCGCCTGCCAGGCGTTCCAGGAAGCTGACCAGGGCTTGCGCATCATCGCTGCCCGACAGCTGGCCCGCGACGGGCGCGAAGAGGGGGGAAAAATTGTTCTTGATATTGCTGAGTTTTTGCGCTATCTTTCAGTGACGCAAAAGTATGTGTTGATGGACGTGGTGGAGCGGATGGGAGGTAGGCGCTCGCAGCTCGACAGCCGAACCCTGGAACGCGTGCTCCGCTTGGTGAGGCAGGCACGGCCGGGGACGAGGGTAAGCCTGGGGGGAGGAATCGAGGCCGCCGTCTCCGGTCGCTACTTGGTGATCGGCCCGAGCGCCCAAGGGTCCTTTTGCCTGCCAGTGCACATCGGCCGAGAGGTAGCTGACCCAGCGCGTGGTTTCGTCTTCAAGTGTTCGCCAGCCACGCGGGAAGAATTCCAGGCGCTGCGCGGCACATCCCCTGCCGTGGAATTTGTCGATGCCGGGCAGGTCGAAGAGCCGCTGCGGCTGCGTTCGTGGCAGCGCGGCGACCGCTTTTTCCCCCTGGGGATGCAGGAGAGCAAGAAACTGTCGGACTTTTTCATCGATGCCAAAGTGCCGCACCATCGCCGCCATCTTGTGCCGCTCCTCGAGTGCGCCAAGGGTATCATCTGGGTGTGCGGGCTGCGCCTCGATGAACGGTTTCGCGTCACCGACAAGACGAGGCAGCTACTAAGACTGGAATTCCACAGCGACTATGCCAGCAAAGAGCGAGAAGCAGAAGGCTGAGGCGTGTGACGGCTATCGGCTGATGTTGAGCCCGCGCCGCATCCAGCGCCGCATCAAAGAGTTAGCCAAGGAGTTGTCCCGAGACTATCGCGGCCGCGTTCCGGTGTTCATCGGCGTGCTGAACGGTGGGTTCATCTTCATGGCCGACCTGATCAGAGCGCTGGAGATAGACTGCGAGGTCGATTTCATGAAAATCTCCAGCTATGGCGACGAGACCATGACCTCCGGCTGGGTGAAGCTCTTGAAAGACGTCGACTGCCAGATCGAAGGTCGGGATGTGGTGGTCGTCGAGGATATTGTCGACTCCGGGCTCTCCATTCAGTTCCTGCACCGGCGGCTGCAGCGTTTCAAGCCCAAGTCGGTCAAGTATGTTGCTTTGCTTCTCAAAGAAGGTGCCGCCAAGGTGCCTTACGAGGTGGACTATGTTGGGTTCCGCATCCCGAACGAATTCGTTGTCGGCTACGGTCTTGACCAGGCGCAGCTGCTGCGCAACCTTGGCGGCATTTACGTGAAGAAGGAGTGATCCACCTCCAGGAAGGTTTGGCATTATGAAGGACCGAGAGCTGCATCACGCCCCGTTGCGGCGGACAGGCGGCAATGGCGATGGTCGCCGCCCTGAGGGCAAGGGCCCTGACAAGGGGGGCCCCCGCAAGGAAGAGAACTTCCAGTGGGCGCGCATGGGGCGCACGCTCTTCTTGTGGCTGATTATCATCACGGTTTCCCTGTACATATCGCAGCGGCTCACCATCCGCAACCGGGGCGAACAGGAGCTGCAATACGCGCCGCACTTTGTCGAGCTCCTTGCGGCGCGCCAGGTGCAGAAAGTGATGGTGCGGGGCAAGGAGCTGCATGGCGAGGTGCGCGAGCCACAACCCTTCCCGAAGGCAGGCGGCCAGGGGTACTATACCAAGTTTCGCGTCGCCCTGCCTGCCGAGCCCTCCCCGGAGGAGGTGCAGCGTTGGCGGGAAGAATTTGGCATCGGCGAGATCCGCTTCACGGAGAAGGCGATCAGTGTCTGGCAGTATCTTCTCGGCTACGGCCCCTGGTTGCTGATTATCGCCGTCTGGCTGTTTTTCCTGCGCCGCATGCAAGGGGTGGGGACCAAGGGGATCTTTTCCTTCGGCAAGTCGCGGGCGCGGCTGCTCACCGAAAATCGCCCGAAGGTGACGTTCGACGATGTGGCGGGTGCCGATGAGGCCAAGGAAGAGCTGCGCGAAATCATCGAGTTCCTCAAGGAGCCGGAGAAATTCCAGCGCCTTGGCGGCAAGATCCCCAAGGGTGCCTTGCTCCTCGGGCCGCCTGGAACGGGCAAGACTCTGCTTGCCAAGGCGGTGGCCGGCGAGGCGGGGGTCGCCTTCTTCAGCATGTCCGGGGCCGATTTTGTGGAGATGTTTGTCGGGGTGGGTGCCTCGCGCGTGCGCGACCTCTTTGAGCAGGGCAAACGCAACGCGCCCTGCATCATCTTCATCGACGAGATCGACGCCGTGGGCAGACAGCGGGGAGCCGGCTTGGGGGGCGGCCACGACGAGCGGGAGCAGACGCTGAACCAGCTCTTGGTGGAGATGGACGGCTTCGACTCCAACGAGGGCGTCATCGTCATCGCCGCAACCAACCGCCCTGACGTGCTGGACCAGGCCCTCCTGCGACCAGGGAGGTTTGACCGGCAGATCGTGGTCGATCGCCCCGACGTGCGCGGACGCGAAGGGATCTTGCGGGTGCACACCAAGAAGATCCCCTTGGGCCGCGACGTGGACCTCTCCATTTTGGCCAAAGGCACGCCGGGCTTTTCCGGCGCCGACCTTGCCAACATGGTCAACGAGGCGGCGCTGCTTGCCGCGCGCAAGAACAAGACCCACGTTACCATGGAGGACTTTGAAGAAGCCAAGGACAAGGTGATGATGGGTGCCGAGCGCAAGAGCCTGCTCATCAGCGAAGAGGAGCGACGGAGCACGGCCTACCACGAGGCAGGGCATGCCCTAGTGGCCAAGCTCATCCCCGGCTCGGACCCTGTGCACAAAGTGACCATCATCCCTCGCGGACGGGCGCTGGGCGCCACTACCACGCTGCCCATCGACGAGAAGCACAATTACTCCAAAGAGTACTGCCTCATCATGATGCGCCACCTGCTCGGCGGCCGCGCTGCAGAAAAGCTGGTCCTCAAGCAGCTCACTACCGGTGCTGGCAACGACATCGAACGCGCCACCGAGCTGGCGCGCAAAATGGTCTGCGAGTGGGGCATGAGCGACCGCCTGGGGCCGGTCACCTTCGGCAAGAAGGGCGAGGAGATTTTCCTTGGGCGCGAGATCGCCCAGCACCGCGACTACAGCGAAAAGACCGCCCAGCTCATCGACGAAGAAGTGAAACGCTTTGTGCTTTCGGCAGCCGAAGACGTGGAGAAGCTGCTGGCGGAGAACATCGACAAACTCCACGCCCTGGCTAATGCCCTTCTGGAGCGCGAGATCCTCGATGGCGAGGAGATCGACCGTATCCTTGCTGGCCAGGCTCTTGCGCCATCGAAGAACAGACGGACGCAGCGCGGAGGGCCGGCCGCAGCCAAGAAAAGCGATAAGGCGTCGGCAGCCGCGCCTCGCTGAACCGCAAGGATGTGCTGAGCGAACTCATGGCATACATTGTCTTGCTCCTGCGCTTGTGGCTGGTGCCTCCGTCGCGTCTGCCGCTGCTCATTGCCGTCGTTTCGGTTTTCCTGCTGGTCGTCCTTGCGCTGCTCTCCACTTCTACCACGGTATTGAACCGTCGGGTGCTGGTGCGCCTCTTGTTGGTTGTGGCGGCGCTCAGCGTGGCCGCAGAGGCGGCGCTCTTAGTGCGCCTTCGTGGGCCCGCGCCGCGACCGTACGTGGCGATTCTGCCTTTCTTACCGGGGAAGGAGTCTCCGCAGGCATGGGCGCTGAGCCGCACCCTTTGCCACAACCTGCGAGCGCTGAGTAGCAACTACTACGTGGGGAGTTTCGAGTCGGTATTGGAGGCGGTGCAGGCTGACAGCGTCATGGACCAGGCTTATGTGGCCAAGTTCTGTGAGCGAAGCGGGCTCGATGCTGCTGTTTCGGGGGAGCTTGTCCACCATGGCGAGGCCTTGCAGTGGAGCGGTCACTTGTGGCGCCAAGGCGTGTGGTCGGACACCACGTTGCCAGCCTCGGCAGGGGAACTCGAACCACTGGCCAAGGATGCCCAAGCTTGGCTTGTCCGCAAGTTAGGCCTCGTGCCGCCGCGCGCCGAGGAAAGGGAAGTCTACTGGGACGCGCAGGCGGCGCAGGCCGATATTTTGACGCGTGCAGCCAAGTTCGAGGAGGCGCGCAGGGTTCTCAGCAACGCACATCCTCCTTTGCACTGGCTGATGGTGGGCCAGTCCTACTTGCAGCAGGCCAAGCAGCTGCGCAACCTCGGCAGAGCGTGGCGCGAGCCTTTGTACCATGCCGTCACCACCGCGGAAGAACTGGTCCAGCAAGACTCGACCTTGGTAGAGGCGCACCTCCTGCTTGGCGAGTGCCACATTCTCGAGGAGGAATGGGACCGGGCCGAAACTCATGTGCGCAAGGCCTTGGCCCTGGACCCCTCCAGCAGCCATGCGCTGGTTCTCCTCATGCGCCTGCACCGTTCCCGGTATCGGGACCTCGGTTTCGAGGACGAAGAACAACTCTACCGGCGGGCTATCTGGTACGACCCCTGCTCGGTGAGCGCCCGCTTGGGCCTTGTCGCCTACTTGCAACAGATGGGGCGACGGTCAGAAGCGCTGCAGGCGGTGGACGAGGTGCTTCGCATTAACCCATCGTCTATCCCCGGCTTGCTGGCAAAGGGGAGGATGCTGATCACCTGGGAACAGAACGAAGCTGGATTCGCCTGCTTGGAAAAGGCAGCCAGTCTGGCACCCGACGACCCAGAAGTGCTCTTTGCCTTCGGGGTCGCTCGCTATGTGACCGAAGACTATGAAGGTGCGCGGCCCTTGTTTGAGCGCGCCGTTGCCGTGGGCGACCATCTTGACTCTTATCTGTACCTCGGGCTGATCGCGCGCCGCCTCGGCCAGCCCGAGAAGGCTCTGCCGTACTTCCAGGAGAGGGTGCGGCGCAAACGCGATGCACAGGACCGGCTGGCAGAGATCGCGCGGGAGAACATTTTCCAGATAACGCACTGAACTCGGGGCCAGGATGCCGGCAGAGCAGATGACTTTGCAGTTGACATGTCGCAGCAGGGTGCTCGACCTGTCCCGCAGGACGCTCATCATGGGCATCGTCAACGTCACCCCGGATAGCTTTTCTGACGGCGGGAAGTACTTCGATCTGGAGCGGGCGGTGGAACACGCCGTGGAGCTGTGCCGGCAGGGGGCCGACATCATCGATGTGGGCGGCGAATCCACGCGGCCAGGGGCTGAACCAGTACCCGCCGACGAAGAGATGCGGCGCGTGGTGCCGGTCATCGAGCGCTTGGCGCGCAGGGTGACGGTGCCCATCTCGGTGGACACCTACAAGGCATGCGTGGCCGAGGAGGCGCTTGCCGCGGGCGCGGCCATGGTCAACGACATCAGCGCCTTGCGCGCCGACCCGCACATGGCGGAGGTCGTGCGCCGCTTCGGTGCCGCTGTCGTGCTCATGCACATGCAGGGCGAACCGCGCACCATGCAGCTTGACCCCAGATACCAAGATGTGGTAGGAGATATCATCGCCTTCTTGCAGGAGAGGGCGTTGGCCTGCACGGCGCACGGCATTCCGCGCTCGTGCTTGATCGCCGACCCAGGGCTGGGCTTCGGCAAGACGGTTGAGCATAACTTTGAGATCATTCGCCGCTTGGCAGAGTTCAGGTGCCTGCAACTGCCCCTGCTGGTGGGGCCCAGCCGCAAATCGTTTGTGGGCGCAGTCACCGGCCTGCCGCCTCAGGAGCGGTTGGAAGGGACGGCGGCCGCGGTGGCTGCCTGCGTGCTCAACGGTGCTCACATCGTGCGCGTGCACGATGTGCAAGCCATGCGTCGCGTGGTAGCCGTCGCCGATGCCATCGCTCGCAAGGAACCGGCCCATTAACAGGGCAGAGGAAGCGTTCCCCCCACTGGGTAATCGCCAGGAGTAGGAAGCCGAAGGAGATCCTGTCGTGGTGCTCTTTCGCATTGGGTTCATCCCAGTCACGCTCTTCGATGTCTTGGATATCGCGGTCATCTCCTACCTCCTTTATCGGGTCTACTTTTTCATTCGTGGTACGCGCGCAGCGCAGATGACCGTCGGACTGGTGGTGATCCTGGTCCTTTCGGTGGTGGCGCCCCTCTTCAACTTGGGCGCCCTAAGTTGGCTTTTCCAGAACCTCAAGACCATCTGGTTAGTCGCCTTCGTGGTCGTGTTTCAGCCGGAACTCCGCAGGTTACTCATCTACATCGGCCAGACGCGGTTGGCGCGCTACTTTGTCAGCGTGGCCGGCACGCGCACGGTGGAAGAAGTGATTAAGGCCAGCTTGGAGCTTTCCAAGCGGGGCTACGGCGGCCTCATCGTCTTGGTAAAGGAGACAGGCCTGAGGCCTGTGGTGGAGACCGGGGTGCGGCTGCAGGCGGAGGTCTCTGTGCCGCTCATTGTCTCCATCTTCAATCCACGCTCGCCGCTCCACGACGGTGCCATTGTCATCCAGAACGAGCTGATCGAAGCGGCGCGCTGTATCTTACCCCTGTCGGACAATCCCCAGTTAGATCAAACCCTTGGCACGAGGCATCGAGCGGCAGTGGGATTGAGCGAGGAGAGCGACGCAGTAGTGATTGTAATCTCCGAAGAAACGGGCACAATCTCTGTTGCCTACAAAGGGGTTCTCAAGCGAGGGATGGATGAGCAGGCAATGCGCAGGGAACTTGAGCAGGACCTGCGTGTCACGCCGAGCTGAGAACGTTCAGATGAAGGATTGGCACCGGGTGCAGGAAGAGAGGAGGTAGGAACGGATGATCACCCGCGAGCAGGCAGAGAAGGCGCGGAAACGGGCGCTGAAACTCTTCAAGAAGGCAAGGATTGTCCTCACCGAGCAGGAAAAGCAGAACATCGAGATCGCCGACTTTGGTCTGGGCGAGCTAGAAAGTACTGGACTCGAACTGGTGGTGTACGTGAACACCGACCGGGTGTGTGCGAAGGAACTGGTGCTCTTTCCGTACCAGACCTGCCCAGAACATAGGCACCCGCCGGTTGAAGGGGAGCCTGGCAAGGAAGAGACCTTCCGCTGCCGCTGGGGCACGGTGTATCTGTACGTGCCCGGCGAACCGACTCCACATCCCAAGGCCAAGCCGCCCAAAGGGCGCGAGCAAGGGTACACCGTCTGGCATGAAGTGGAGCTCACCCCGGGGGCGCAATACATACTGCCGCCCAATACCCTCCACTGGTTTCAAGCCGGGCCAAAAGGGGCGATTGTGTCTGAGTTCTCGACCAGCAGCCGTGATGAGTCGGACATCTTCACCGACCCGCAGATCCAACGGACGCCGGTGATCGAGGGATAGGCTTCCCGCCACCCAGCCGGGAATTCCCCAAAAATGCAAAGGGAGATCTCCGATGAAGGTCTCCCTTTGTGTGTTTGAGCATGGCCTTGCCGATCCTGCTCAGAAGGTACGAGAAAGGGTCATCGTGTAGTGGCGGATGGGCATCAAGGTCCGCTCCACTTGGGTGTAGTTGTAGTTGAACAGGTTGCCGATATCAAAGCTGATGTCTGTACCAAGGAGCCTGTAGCCCATGCGCAGGTCGGCCACCTTCTGGGCCACTCTCTGGTCCCGCGGATAGACCTTCACTCGCTTCAAGCTGCTCACATAGCGGTAATCGACGCCAATGCGGAAGGGACCATCGGTGAAGGTCACCGTGCCCGTGAAGAGGTGGCGCGCACGATAGGCGAGGTAGTCGTCGGCGGTGATGTCCCAGGGGTCGAGCAGGGTGTAGGAGAGCGCTGGCGCCAGTCGTCCTTTCCACAAACTTCCCTGCAGGCTTGTCTCGATGCCGCGAATCCTTGCCTCCGTGACATTGACGAAGCGCACCGTTCCTGAGGCATCGGGCTCCGGCTCGATCAGGTCGTGATACTGATTGTGGAACAGGGCGCAATCGAAAAGGAAGCGCTTGGTGAGCTCCTGGTTGATCCCAACTTCATAGGACCAAGCAGACTCTGCCCGCAGCTGCAGGTTTGGAACTACGCGCAGGCCAGAGACCACCACGTCGGTGAAGCGCTCCGCCACACTCGGCGCACGAAAGCCGCGACCGGTGGACAGGCGCACGGTGGTGCCAGGGAGTGCCTTCCACACAAGGCCGAGCTTGGGGCTGAGTTGCTGCTCGTCGATGCCCACGTCGATGTGGCTGTAGTCAAAGCGCGCCCCGAGGGTGAAGAGGAATCGCCAGGGGAGTTTGATTTCGTCTTGCAGGTAGCAGGCGAGGGCATAGGCGTCGTGGTTGTCGAACATCGTCGACTGCACATAGTCAAAGGCGCCCTCGATGCCGGCGGTCACGGAGTGACGTGAAACGGGTAGCACGTCAGTCTGAATCTCGAAACCGAGCTTCTGCGCCTCGGAATAGTCGTTGTTGTCGTGGAAAAAGTTCTCCCAGCGATTGCGGAAATAGGACAGGCGCGTCTTCAGGCCCAGGCGTTCGCTCAGCGCGTGTTTGTAGACGGCGTTAAAATTCGCCTTCCACGACTTGACTTTGTCGCCCACTGCC of the candidate division KSB1 bacterium genome contains:
- the cdaA gene encoding diadenylate cyclase CdaA; protein product: MVLFRIGFIPVTLFDVLDIAVISYLLYRVYFFIRGTRAAQMTVGLVVILVLSVVAPLFNLGALSWLFQNLKTIWLVAFVVVFQPELRRLLIYIGQTRLARYFVSVAGTRTVEEVIKASLELSKRGYGGLIVLVKETGLRPVVETGVRLQAEVSVPLIVSIFNPRSPLHDGAIVIQNELIEAARCILPLSDNPQLDQTLGTRHRAAVGLSEESDAVVIVISEETGTISVAYKGVLKRGMDEQAMRRELEQDLRVTPS
- a CDS encoding D-lyxose/D-mannose family sugar isomerase produces the protein MITREQAEKARKRALKLFKKARIVLTEQEKQNIEIADFGLGELESTGLELVVYVNTDRVCAKELVLFPYQTCPEHRHPPVEGEPGKEETFRCRWGTVYLYVPGEPTPHPKAKPPKGREQGYTVWHEVELTPGAQYILPPNTLHWFQAGPKGAIVSEFSTSSRDESDIFTDPQIQRTPVIEG
- a CDS encoding TonB-dependent receptor; protein product: MFAKHKTWLIFGGMFLLCAVLALPAGAQNYGTISGTVVAAQNRQAIPGASVMLEGTLLGTATDARGNFTLVRVPPGRYTVKVAMIGFVPVRREVSVRAGERTELHVTLEETVIETPSVVVTASKRYQEVGDSPVSVAVVSQTRLSQIAEINLEQVLQYAPGVNFMGSQINIRGSSGYSHGAGTRVLYLVDGVPILPGDSGDIKWDLITPAQIDHIEIVKGAGSALYGSSAMGGVINVITKDITPRPTTQVRLLAGFYDQPAYAEWRWTNRLLHFNETSISHSRRFNGWELVFAGGRTESLGYRENGNLLRYNMTAKIGRHLSPQAHLALTANWNWADYGASFMWQSQNRPLEAPKVAVGDKVKSWKANFNAVYKHALSERLGLKTRLSYFRNRWENFFHDNNDYSEAQKLGFEIQTDVLPVSRHSVTAGIEGAFDYVQSTMFDNHDAYALACYLQDEIKLPWRFLFTLGARFDYSHIDVGIDEQQLSPKLGLVWKALPGTTVRLSTGRGFRAPSVAERFTDVVVSGLRVVPNLQLRAESAWSYEVGINQELTKRFLFDCALFHNQYHDLIEPEPDASGTVRFVNVTEARIRGIETSLQGSLWKGRLAPALSYTLLDPWDITADDYLAYRARHLFTGTVTFTDGPFRIGVDYRYVSSLKRVKVYPRDQRVAQKVADLRMGYRLLGTDISFDIGNLFNYNYTQVERTLMPIRHYTMTLSRTF